In one window of Anaerolineales bacterium DNA:
- a CDS encoding META domain-containing protein produces MKRTVTAIWIVVAVLAVSLACVGWVAFRNNQASALPTTIPATVSAPTAKPSATSLPPTAKPSATSLPPTAKPSATSLPPTATVNPVQNITWEWVSVMEQSTGSKTVVPNPGNYTISFYADGTLGGVADCNTFKGSYSQKSGFTIKIGVATTSYCGEASLDQEYTQLLDNVAAGGPDGAGGLALETAGGAQRLLFKNGGAAPSP; encoded by the coding sequence ATGAAACGCACCGTAACAGCAATCTGGATCGTCGTCGCAGTTCTGGCGGTCTCGTTGGCCTGTGTGGGTTGGGTTGCATTCAGAAACAATCAGGCCAGCGCGCTGCCGACAACCATCCCAGCTACGGTCAGTGCGCCGACTGCCAAACCGAGCGCAACCAGCCTGCCGCCAACCGCCAAACCGAGTGCGACCAGCCTGCCGCCAACTGCCAAACCGAGCGCGACCAGCCTGCCGCCGACAGCCACGGTCAACCCGGTTCAGAATATCACCTGGGAGTGGGTGAGCGTGATGGAGCAATCGACTGGCTCCAAGACGGTCGTGCCCAACCCGGGCAACTACACCATCAGTTTCTACGCGGATGGCACCCTGGGTGGCGTGGCTGACTGCAATACATTCAAGGGCTCCTACTCGCAGAAGAGTGGCTTCACGATCAAGATTGGCGTCGCCACAACGTCGTACTGCGGTGAGGCTTCCCTGGATCAAGAGTACACTCAGCTCCTGGACAACGTGGCGGCGGGCGGGCCGGATGGCGCCGGCGGCCTGGCACTGGAGACGGCAGGCGGCGCCCAGCGCCTGCTCTTCAAGAACGGGGGTGCGGCGCCGAGCCCATAA